The Priestia koreensis genomic interval ACCACAATGGCCTTCTCTGGTTCATACTCTTTCTCCACATTATTAAGCGCATCTTCTACAAACGTCTGAATTTGTTCATCGAGCGTTAAGTAGATATTGTCACCATTTTTAGGGGCTTTAATAGACTCTTTTGGATTAGGAAGCTTGAGCCCATTTTGAGCACTTTCGTATTTTACGTAGCCATCTGATTCAGTCAGCTGCTTATCGAAAATCTCTTCGATCCCCATTTTCCCAATAATCTTTCCTGCTTCATTCTTTTGGGCATATCCAATAATATGTGACGCGAATACGCCGTTTGGATAAAAGCGCTTAGAATCCTGAATAAAGGCAATGCCAGGAAGCTTGAGATTTTCAATCTTCGTTTTGACGCTGTGAGAAATATCCCGTCCTTTTGATCCTAACTCAACTTGGATGCGATCCTTTTTAGATAAACGTTCTTCTAAATCATCTTGATCCATTTTTAAGATAGGTGCTAGCTTCTCAGCTGTTTTTTCCGGGTTTTTCACATAATTCGATTGTTTTTTATCTAAGATCGCTACAACCGTGTAAGCTCCCGTATCTTCTGCAACGGGCTTTCCTTTTCGGTCATAAATCGTTCCACGGTGTCCTTCAATGGTAGCTTGACGCGTATATTTTTTTTGGGCAATAGGCGCAAGCGTTTCTCCCTCAGCTGTCCCTGTTGCTTGTATGTAGAAAAAACGCACGGCTAATATAAAAAAGAGCAAGGCAAATATTAAAATTAATATCGCTGCTCCCGTATTAATATTTTTATTCTTTGGAAACATACCGCTTACTCCTGAACCACTTTCACGTTATTTTCGTTCAAGTCTAGTCCAAGCTCTTTTGCTTTTGCCCAAATACGCTCATACGTGCTTAGTTCTGTTACTTCTTGCTTTAGCTCCTTGTTGACACGAGTCTGGCTATCAACGTTTTTTTCTAACCCCTGAATTTCAGCGTTTACACTATAAAGCGATGCCTGATTTGAAACGATTTCTACTGAGCCCCAAACAGTTGCGGCAGCGAGACCAAGCCAAAGGACCCTCTCACCTAACGTAATGCGACGCTTCTTTTTCTTAAGTGTTTTTGGTGCCTTTTGCGGCTGCTGTGGTTGATATTGTATGTGCTGTTCATTTACTTTATAAGCTACATTTGCCAACCGATTCTCCTCCTTTTAGTCTATTTTTGTTTTGTTTTCACCTTTTCTGCTATACGAAGCTTCGCTGATCGAGCACGCTTGTTATGCTCAATTTCTTCATCCGAAGGCAAAATGGGCTTTCGCGTAACTAATTTTAGCTCAGGCTGAAATTCATCTGGAATAATCGGTAGTCCGGGCGGAAGAGGCGGTAAGCTGCTTGCTTCCTTAAAGGTTACCTTGCAAATACGGTCTTCTAGCGAATGGAACGTAATGACGCTAATACGCCCAGAAGGCTTGGTCATCTCAATTGCTTGTTCAATCGCATCTTTGAATACGCCAAGTTCATCATTTACCGCAATACGAATAGCCTGGAAAATTCGCTTCGCTGGGTGACCTCCTGTTCTTCTTGCTGGAGCAGGGATTCCTTCTTTAATAATTTCTACTAGTTCTAACGTTGTTTCAATTTTTTTCTTTTCACGATATGCCTCAATTTTTCGGGCAATCTGCTTAGAGAACTTTTCTTCCCCGTATTTGAAGAAAATTCCTACTAGCCTTTCATACGGCCATTCATTCACCACATCATACGCTGACAACGACGCGTGTTGATCCATTCTCATATCGAGAGGTGCATCGTGGTGGAAGCTGAAGCCTCTTTCTGGTGTATCGAGCTGCGGAGAAGAAACACCTAAATCGAATAACACTCCGTCAACTTCTGTAATGCCTCTTTCTAATAACTCTTCTTTTAAGAAGCGAAAATTGCTTTTAATTAAAATAACACGGTCCATGTATGGTGCTAGCTTTTGTCTTGCGTTCTCAATGGCAACATCATCTTGATCAAATGCAATGAGCTTACCATTTTCTGATAGTTGCTTGACAATATATTCACTATGACCTGCCCCACCTAGGGTACAGTCTACATAGATTCCGTCTGGATTAATATTCAAACCTTCTGCCGCTTCTTTTAATAAAACTGTTGTATGATTAAACAACGTGACACCTACTTTAAACGTAATAAATTATGTGATCGTGAAGCCAATCTCATTATGTAAAGTTTCCAACTTCTCGCATAAATATGGCTTTTTATATTATATATCAAAATCCAACATAATTTCAGCTTTTTCTACATAGAAAACGTAGATTTTTGTCAGATTTTAATGCTATTAAATAAAATGACATATTTGACATCCCCACATAACATTTTAGCGACTCGTTTACAGCAAAAATTCCAACCATGTACTTTACCCACTTTAAAAAACAAGAAACCTTTTTTGAATTATTTTTTCTTCTGTATTTCCCCTAATTCTTCTAAACAAAATAAAATCCTGCTAAAGAGCAGGATTTTATTATAGACAAACGGCTTTTAATTTGTGATTAAATTCGACGTGAACTTCTAGTAATTGCGCCACAAAGTCCATTCCGTATTGATTTAAATAATACGCTACGTTCCATGTACGCTCCTGTGGACCGCCACTTGGAGTAAGGGCATTCTCAATTAACGTATATTTATTCAAAATTGTTTCATGTTTTTTCAGCTGTTCAGACTCGACAATTTTTTGAGCAATATTTAGCTGATTTTGAATGATATTGCGATTTTTTTCTAATAGTTTTCCGAGGCGTTCATCCTCTTTTAGTACATTCGTTCGCAACAATTGATGCGCGGACTCAATTTCTGTTTTGGCTTGTTCAAAGTAATTCGCATACGGATAAGTCACTTCTTCACTGAGCCATTTTTCACGATACGCCCCTAGTCCGTTTTGAAGCACCTCTGTTAGATCAAGCTGTACATCCTCCAAAGCTTTTTGAACGGAACGCTCCACGATCACGTATGAAAGACGAGGCATCACAGGAGGCATACGGAAACCAAACAGTTCAAAAGCCTGCTTAAGCTCAGCCCAATAAGCTACTTCCCCAGGACCGGCAATAAAAGCTAATGTTGGTAGTACAAACTCTTGCATCAACGGTCTTGTCACAACGTTATTACTAAGAAGATGTGGCTCATGATGCGCAATATGCAACAGCTCTTCTTTTGTTAGCTGCACTTCACCGTTCTTGCCTGCAAATCCTTCTGCCGTACGCTCTAGCAGGATGCGTTCATTTTGATGGGAATAAAAAAGATGGGCCGTTTCCGGTGCAACATCGATCGTTTTTTTATACCCTTCTTCAACCTTGGACTGCTGATCGCCTACTTTCTCTGACAGCTTCATATTTTCCTCAATAAGCTGAACAAAAAAAGGTGATTCAAGCTTTCGAAGTTCTGGTGAAGCTGCGTCCATTAAAATCAGCCCTGTATGAGCAAATAATTGGGCAATCATACGCGCAAAAAATTCTGTATACGTACGAGATGATTGAAGACACGATTGAATAAATGAACGCACTTCTTTTGTATGATTCGTCTCACCCCATACTTTGAAGATGTCATCTACCCACGCTCTGACTAACTCTTGCGTCATCTCCGTATCAGAAACCATTTTCTTCTCTGCAAGCTTTTCTTTAACTGCTTTTTTCACCATGCGGCCATTTTGCTCCACAAATACATGGTTCACCTCAGCAAAGTCATGGTCTTCACCTGCAATCCAGAAAACAGGCAAAACAGGTGAACCTAACGCCTGTTCCTGCTCTTTAGCGAGCTTTAAAATCGAGATAATTTTATGAATGGTATATAGTGGACCCGTTAGTACACCTGCTTGCTGCCCGCCTACTACTACCGTTGTTGATGAATCATTCAGCTTTCGGATGTTGGCAAGCGTTTGTTCTGAAGAACCGACGGATGAATTATACGGAAGCAGATAATCAATTAGCTCCTTACGAGGATAATGCTGCTCCTTAATATCTTGCTGTCGACATCGAAACAAGTCCGTTTGAGCAATGTCATAATGAAAAAAAGAAGAGACATCCTTTTCTCCATTTACGTAATCGGTTGTTAATTTATTCAGTGACGACAAAGCGACGTCAATAGTTTCCATGAAAGAACTTCCTTTCTTATGTCAAATAACACTCATAGAGTTTTAGTCTAAATTCATTATCCATATTGTGTTTCTATTCGTCTAGTGACACGCTTATAATTTTTAAATACGTGCTACAACGCCATAGATAGCAAACGCTGCATACCCTACCGTGAACAATAAAAAGTTCATGCGCCAGAAGCCTTTCCAAATTCGTCTTAACTGAATGTCCTGCTTATATTTCCAATGCAAAAGAAATAGCATGATGGCTGTTAATAAAAGTACTAAACAAATAGCCCATAAGTATGATTTTCCCCAAATAACATATGTAGCATGATAAACAGAACCCATCAGAAAAATCGTGGTCACATCCACCGAAATTCGAAAGGATTTTAAATTATTTTTCGTTACTTTTCGAAAAACAATGTATGACAGTAAAAAAGCTAAAAATGGTACCGTTACAAAAGTAGCGATCACCCCAGCGAAGAAACTTCCCAATTGTATCATCTCACTTTTTCTGTTTTTTTTCTAATCCTTTGATTGAGTTATACAAAAACGTCGCAAGCGGTACATCGACGCGTCGTCTTTCACCTTCACTTATGATATAACCTAATATGCTATCAACCTCAGTTTGACGCTTTGATTCAATGTCTCTGAGCATGGAGGAACGATTAAATGCCGTCTGTTCACAAACGGTTAAGATGGACTCCCAATATTCCTTTCCCTCGTTAATTCCTAATGAGAGCACTACTTCTGCAAAAAGCTGTTCCATGTTTTGACGGAATGGCGCAACAGATGGCAACATTCCATTTTCAACTCTGTACAAAGCGGTTAGCGGATTAATGACCGCATTCACAATAAGCTTTTTAATCATTGTTTTATACCAATCGTGCTCCTCAACGAATGAAAAGCAATCGGTAGAATTCTTTAAGAGTTCCCTATGTATGAAATGATTTTCTTTGTACATACAAAGACGTGTCGTGCCTATTCCTGTATGCTTTACGTGTACGTCTCCTGTTTTCAATGCTCCATGCTCGACTAACCCAAGAAATACATATGTATGAGGAAGGGAATCGATGATCTCCAAATGACTCATTCCATTTTGTAAAAATAACAGCGGAGTAGTCGGGGGAATTTCACGTAAAAAGGGTAAAATTGAAGAAAGGTGATATTGTTTAACCGCAATAACGGCTAAATTACAAGGAGCGATGCCATCAGAAATGACGGCTGCCTTTACACGAATAACGTTTATTTGTTCGCCTTCTTCAAGCTGAATCCCTTTTTCATTAATGGCTCTAGCCTGCTCGTTTGATTTTGTGTACACAGTCACCTCATGATAAGAAGCAAGACGAGCTGCATATAAT includes:
- the ftsL gene encoding cell division protein FtsL; this encodes MANVAYKVNEQHIQYQPQQPQKAPKTLKKKKRRITLGERVLWLGLAAATVWGSVEIVSNQASLYSVNAEIQGLEKNVDSQTRVNKELKQEVTELSTYERIWAKAKELGLDLNENNVKVVQE
- the bshC gene encoding bacillithiol biosynthesis cysteine-adding enzyme BshC, translating into METIDVALSSLNKLTTDYVNGEKDVSSFFHYDIAQTDLFRCRQQDIKEQHYPRKELIDYLLPYNSSVGSSEQTLANIRKLNDSSTTVVVGGQQAGVLTGPLYTIHKIISILKLAKEQEQALGSPVLPVFWIAGEDHDFAEVNHVFVEQNGRMVKKAVKEKLAEKKMVSDTEMTQELVRAWVDDIFKVWGETNHTKEVRSFIQSCLQSSRTYTEFFARMIAQLFAHTGLILMDAASPELRKLESPFFVQLIEENMKLSEKVGDQQSKVEEGYKKTIDVAPETAHLFYSHQNERILLERTAEGFAGKNGEVQLTKEELLHIAHHEPHLLSNNVVTRPLMQEFVLPTLAFIAGPGEVAYWAELKQAFELFGFRMPPVMPRLSYVIVERSVQKALEDVQLDLTEVLQNGLGAYREKWLSEEVTYPYANYFEQAKTEIESAHQLLRTNVLKEDERLGKLLEKNRNIIQNQLNIAQKIVESEQLKKHETILNKYTLIENALTPSGGPQERTWNVAYYLNQYGMDFVAQLLEVHVEFNHKLKAVCL
- the rsmH gene encoding 16S rRNA (cytosine(1402)-N(4))-methyltransferase RsmH, which gives rise to MFNHTTVLLKEAAEGLNINPDGIYVDCTLGGAGHSEYIVKQLSENGKLIAFDQDDVAIENARQKLAPYMDRVILIKSNFRFLKEELLERGITEVDGVLFDLGVSSPQLDTPERGFSFHHDAPLDMRMDQHASLSAYDVVNEWPYERLVGIFFKYGEEKFSKQIARKIEAYREKKKIETTLELVEIIKEGIPAPARRTGGHPAKRIFQAIRIAVNDELGVFKDAIEQAIEMTKPSGRISVITFHSLEDRICKVTFKEASSLPPLPPGLPIIPDEFQPELKLVTRKPILPSDEEIEHNKRARSAKLRIAEKVKTKQK
- a CDS encoding 2-dehydropantoate 2-reductase, with protein sequence MNRIAIIGGGSVGLLYAARLASYHEVTVYTKSNEQARAINEKGIQLEEGEQINVIRVKAAVISDGIAPCNLAVIAVKQYHLSSILPFLREIPPTTPLLFLQNGMSHLEIIDSLPHTYVFLGLVEHGALKTGDVHVKHTGIGTTRLCMYKENHFIHRELLKNSTDCFSFVEEHDWYKTMIKKLIVNAVINPLTALYRVENGMLPSVAPFRQNMEQLFAEVVLSLGINEGKEYWESILTVCEQTAFNRSSMLRDIESKRQTEVDSILGYIISEGERRRVDVPLATFLYNSIKGLEKKQKK
- a CDS encoding DUF3397 domain-containing protein, translated to MGSFFAGVIATFVTVPFLAFLLSYIVFRKVTKNNLKSFRISVDVTTIFLMGSVYHATYVIWGKSYLWAICLVLLLTAIMLFLLHWKYKQDIQLRRIWKGFWRMNFLLFTVGYAAFAIYGVVARI